A genomic window from Candidatus Zixiibacteriota bacterium includes:
- a CDS encoding BamA/TamA family outer membrane protein codes for MKTRYYIIAFLYLMAAGAAADTTGVFVGWDGSRYNRPGIHHRIGLALSGGGARGLAQVGVIKALEEADLQIEAIAGTSMGGIIGGLYASGFSADSLEKIIESINFSALFSDRPSRTSLFLTQRPEKERYLLSVRFDGFMPYIPGGLTAGQKLTDLVSRLTLKANYTSSGSFMKMSIPFRTVTTDIVSGNEVIIENGNLADAMRSTLAFPLAFTGIEKGEMILMDGGMLNPIPVDAVRSMNGNLDLVVAINTTSDLLPKNKIKDPIDIANQVTSIMTLDKKAAGLKAADLVITPEIADFFSFDFDCAKELIKRGYQAGKKAIPEILARLNSADLQDSLYLTGVRWIDPPFGLDTMISLFTGGSVIRRSAIEEAAADLYRDWNLFSAAIDVTPGDSQVNGYQTASLEIRAVPKPLLRELQYRLSGNTVFSDSAITGIIRDGRTHLSSEDIVQFTDSLRRMYQGKKYDLAHIRHLNYDPKRTTLDINIDEAVVEGIGIEGNRRTKNWLIRSNFPVKEGMPLNSNEAIEGIANIYSTGLFDRVTMNILPADRGAIVKINVEERKYTQMRLGWHWDDEYKSEEFAEILDDNLFGTGQELLLHGQYAPRRQKYEATLKADRFLSTYLTYRAKGYFGLLERNVYDRQGASIGSIKEDRRGFEFALGQQISRLGSVTGEIKWEEIRNTSRPSGEKKRIRLRTLTFRSLVETLNRYSFPTHGKKHLFFIEYAADILGGQTEYTKVFSSIESYFPISSRINLHPKISIGWSGTDHSIPVSEKFYFGGQYSFSGYRTDEIQADKMILGNLELRYKLPYRFYLTGRYDIGEAYASVEQIKLRNLRHGFGISLAYDSPIGPIDFGFGRAGHHPEQYYINIGLAF; via the coding sequence GTGAAAACTCGCTATTATATTATCGCTTTTCTCTATTTGATGGCGGCTGGTGCCGCCGCCGATACGACCGGGGTTTTTGTCGGGTGGGATGGTTCCCGCTACAATCGTCCCGGAATCCATCATCGCATTGGTCTGGCATTATCGGGCGGTGGGGCCCGGGGGCTGGCACAGGTGGGCGTAATAAAGGCGCTGGAAGAGGCCGACCTGCAAATCGAAGCGATCGCCGGAACCTCCATGGGGGGGATAATTGGCGGTCTTTATGCATCCGGTTTTTCAGCCGACAGTTTGGAAAAGATCATCGAATCAATCAATTTCTCCGCTTTATTTTCAGATCGCCCCTCTCGAACCAGCCTGTTTCTTACCCAGCGTCCGGAAAAAGAACGATATTTGCTGTCAGTTCGATTTGATGGATTCATGCCTTATATTCCCGGGGGGCTGACCGCCGGGCAAAAGCTTACCGATCTCGTTTCTCGATTGACACTGAAGGCTAATTACACCTCAAGCGGATCGTTCATGAAAATGAGCATACCATTCCGGACCGTCACCACCGACATTGTCTCAGGAAATGAGGTGATCATTGAAAACGGCAATCTGGCCGATGCCATGCGCTCCACCTTGGCTTTTCCTCTGGCTTTTACCGGAATTGAAAAAGGGGAAATGATTTTAATGGACGGCGGGATGCTCAACCCCATTCCCGTTGATGCGGTCCGCAGTATGAATGGGAATCTCGATTTGGTGGTTGCGATCAATACTACCAGCGATCTACTGCCGAAAAACAAGATTAAGGACCCGATCGATATCGCCAATCAGGTCACTTCAATCATGACTCTGGATAAAAAAGCGGCTGGATTGAAAGCGGCTGATTTGGTCATTACCCCGGAAATCGCCGACTTCTTCTCCTTCGATTTTGACTGTGCGAAGGAACTGATTAAAAGGGGATATCAGGCGGGTAAGAAAGCAATCCCTGAAATTCTCGCCCGGCTGAATTCGGCTGATCTTCAGGATTCCCTATATCTTACCGGGGTTAGATGGATTGATCCTCCCTTCGGGCTGGATACTATGATTTCTCTTTTCACCGGAGGAAGTGTAATTCGGCGAAGCGCTATTGAAGAAGCGGCCGCGGATCTCTATCGAGACTGGAATCTTTTTTCGGCCGCAATCGATGTTACTCCGGGGGACAGTCAGGTGAACGGCTACCAAACTGCCTCTCTTGAAATCAGAGCTGTCCCCAAGCCGCTGCTGCGGGAGCTTCAATACAGGCTAAGCGGCAATACGGTATTCAGTGATTCTGCCATCACGGGAATTATCAGGGATGGACGAACGCATCTTTCCTCGGAAGACATCGTGCAGTTTACCGATAGCCTGAGGCGAATGTATCAGGGGAAAAAATATGACCTGGCTCATATACGCCACCTTAACTATGACCCAAAGCGGACGACCCTTGATATCAATATCGATGAAGCCGTGGTGGAGGGGATTGGGATAGAGGGGAATCGAAGAACCAAGAACTGGCTGATTAGATCGAATTTTCCGGTCAAGGAAGGAATGCCGCTCAATTCCAACGAGGCCATTGAGGGCATCGCCAATATTTATAGTACCGGCCTGTTTGATCGGGTGACGATGAATATCCTGCCGGCGGACAGAGGCGCCATCGTGAAAATAAATGTGGAGGAGAGAAAATACACTCAGATGAGGCTGGGATGGCACTGGGACGATGAGTACAAAAGCGAAGAGTTCGCCGAGATACTCGACGATAATCTTTTCGGCACAGGACAGGAATTGTTACTCCACGGCCAATATGCTCCGCGGCGGCAGAAATATGAGGCCACCCTTAAAGCCGACCGTTTCTTATCCACCTATCTGACCTACCGGGCGAAAGGATATTTTGGCCTTCTGGAGCGAAACGTATATGACAGGCAGGGGGCATCAATCGGGTCGATTAAGGAAGATCGCCGCGGTTTTGAATTCGCTCTCGGTCAGCAGATATCTCGTCTCGGATCGGTCACGGGTGAAATCAAATGGGAGGAGATCCGGAATACTTCCCGGCCGTCCGGAGAAAAGAAGCGGATAAGGCTTCGGACGCTGACGTTTCGATCGCTGGTAGAGACGCTCAACCGGTACTCTTTTCCCACCCATGGGAAAAAGCATCTCTTCTTTATCGAGTACGCCGCCGACATTCTGGGCGGGCAGACAGAGTACACCAAGGTATTCAGCTCGATTGAATCCTATTTTCCGATTAGCTCGCGGATCAATCTTCATCCCAAAATTTCCATCGGCTGGTCCGGGACCGATCACAGCATCCCTGTCAGCGAAAAATTCTATTTCGGCGGCCAATACTCTTTTTCCGGTTATCGAACGGATGAAATTCAGGCCGACAAGATGATCCTGGGTAATCTCGAATTGCGATATAAATTGCCCTACCGCTTTTATCTGACCGGAAGATATGATATCGGTGAAGCCTATGCTTCGGTCGAGCAGATCAAGCTGAGGAATCTTCGCCACGGCTTCGGGATTTCTCTGGCTTATGATTCCCCCATCGGGCCGATCGATTTCGGCTTTGGCAGGGCCGGCCATCATCCGGAGCAGTATTATATAAATATCGGTCTGGCCTTTTAA
- a CDS encoding DUF4097 family beta strand repeat-containing protein has product MMAFRSYVIFAIISLLLPAAPAVSEDIILQSDGRFATRDLQEKMPLLSGGKVIINSASSLSGRLYIFADTISQASFDYKKVFKTNQPDEAAGYDKVIDVTLEKTPDGMRILLQAPNPAPWEGSDNSGQIEGDLRLPYNCQLEFDAPYFDLIITGPFKRVENKSSFGRLEVQKVSGKVRLTTSNQDILAREISGDITLITSNADIRIDGLTADEKPARIRNENGNVMLNAARGGIDIESSYGKIKGDDLYLTGDGSHISGSYGPIRLTLAGMEKSSLVVKNTNSIVEMRLPDNISGNFRLSVDVNSEIDAYGLNMKPILVDYNQMEFRCGQGESKIVVGVESNGNILIRGVPAKADENR; this is encoded by the coding sequence ATGATGGCTTTCCGGAGTTATGTTATATTTGCGATTATCAGCCTGCTCCTGCCGGCGGCTCCGGCCGTTAGTGAGGACATCATTCTGCAGAGTGATGGTCGCTTCGCCACCCGGGACCTTCAGGAAAAAATGCCCCTTTTGTCGGGCGGCAAGGTTATTATCAATTCGGCTTCAAGTCTTTCCGGACGCCTGTACATTTTCGCCGATACCATATCGCAGGCCTCATTCGACTATAAGAAAGTATTTAAGACCAACCAGCCGGACGAGGCCGCCGGATATGATAAAGTGATCGATGTCACCTTGGAAAAAACCCCGGATGGAATGCGCATTCTCCTGCAGGCTCCCAATCCCGCACCCTGGGAGGGAAGCGACAATTCCGGGCAAATCGAGGGTGATTTACGCCTTCCCTATAATTGCCAGTTGGAATTTGATGCCCCCTATTTTGACCTCATTATAACCGGCCCGTTTAAGAGGGTTGAGAATAAATCCTCTTTTGGCCGTCTGGAAGTGCAGAAAGTCTCCGGGAAAGTAAGGCTGACCACCAGCAACCAGGATATCCTCGCCCGCGAAATAAGCGGCGACATCACCCTGATCACCAGCAATGCCGATATTCGCATTGATGGACTGACCGCCGATGAAAAACCGGCCAGGATTCGAAATGAAAACGGCAATGTAATGCTCAACGCCGCCCGCGGCGGCATTGATATCGAGAGCAGCTATGGCAAGATAAAGGGTGACGACCTTTATCTGACCGGCGACGGCAGCCATATCAGCGGAAGTTACGGCCCGATTAGATTGACCCTGGCGGGGATGGAGAAATCCTCGCTTGTCGTCAAGAACACTAATAGCATTGTTGAAATGCGGCTGCCGGATAATATCTCCGGCAATTTCAGGCTGAGCGTCGATGTCAATAGCGAAATCGATGCTTATGGCCTGAACATGAAGCCGATTCTGGTCGATTATAATCAGATGGAGTTCCGCTGCGGGCAAGGTGAATCCAAAATCGTCGTGGGTGTTGAGAGTAATGGGAATATTCTTATTCGGGGAGTCCCCGCCAAGGCTGATGAAAACCGATAG
- a CDS encoding PilX N-terminal domain-containing pilus assembly protein, whose product MMKLRKLRNDRGLAAFIALMMMVMMTLIGLAVMRTADDEVNIAGNEMNEMSSFYASEAGLEKAAAAMQTQYENTGAPPTTLPSGSENINDCVAAYSTVDNGAALVRDLTKGSLTGLHALVKTFTITSTGTSAIDQSQVVLTQEFECALVPIFQFAVFYGNDLEIAPGPDMALIGRVHSNGNMYLQSNNNLRMDSYITASGNIVHGRKGPGGTSFGNVFIKDVSGNYQNMLRNGTWLDASEPNWYDSASTRWGGRIQDAAFGQQELNLPLTNAGDPHKIIERASGNPDSYENKAGLKIIDGQALAKVGAVWTDVTALLPAGTITATTFYDAREAKNANTTEIDMSKLKTSTYYPTNGVIYSSDQRSGFNATRLVNGSDLGRPLSIVCENPLYIKGNFNTTTKQPAFIAGDAVTFLSNSWNDANSTLNKSSRVAAATTVNCSFMTGNTNTTASNYNGGLENLPRFLETWSGKNFTWRGSMVNLWNSLQATGNWSGTYYDPPNRDWAYDTDLDDPNKLPPESPRVRVFQRTGWTQQYVGYDQ is encoded by the coding sequence ATCGAGGACTGGCGGCCTTTATCGCCCTGATGATGATGGTGATGATGACGTTGATCGGACTGGCCGTTATGAGAACGGCCGACGATGAGGTCAATATTGCCGGCAACGAGATGAATGAAATGTCATCTTTCTACGCCTCCGAAGCGGGACTGGAAAAAGCCGCCGCCGCCATGCAAACCCAGTATGAGAATACCGGCGCCCCGCCGACAACCCTTCCCTCGGGAAGCGAGAATATCAACGATTGTGTCGCCGCCTACAGCACGGTCGATAACGGCGCCGCCCTGGTACGGGATCTGACCAAAGGGTCTTTGACCGGACTGCATGCTCTGGTTAAGACCTTTACTATTACTTCAACCGGGACATCGGCAATTGACCAAAGCCAGGTTGTCCTGACTCAGGAATTTGAATGCGCTCTGGTACCGATTTTTCAGTTTGCCGTTTTCTACGGCAACGATCTGGAAATTGCTCCGGGTCCGGACATGGCCCTGATTGGGCGGGTGCACAGCAACGGCAATATGTATCTCCAGTCAAATAACAACCTTAGAATGGACAGCTATATCACCGCCTCGGGTAATATTGTTCATGGGCGCAAAGGGCCGGGCGGAACCAGTTTCGGGAATGTCTTCATAAAGGACGTTTCCGGTAATTATCAGAACATGCTGCGTAATGGCACTTGGCTTGACGCCTCCGAACCCAATTGGTATGACTCCGCCTCGACCCGCTGGGGCGGGCGCATCCAGGATGCGGCTTTCGGGCAACAGGAACTCAATCTGCCGCTTACTAACGCCGGCGACCCGCATAAGATTATTGAACGCGCTTCGGGCAATCCCGATTCATATGAAAACAAAGCCGGTCTGAAGATTATCGATGGGCAGGCTCTTGCTAAAGTGGGCGCCGTCTGGACAGATGTCACGGCTCTTCTCCCAGCCGGAACCATTACTGCGACAACTTTCTATGATGCCCGCGAAGCGAAGAATGCCAATACGACTGAAATTGATATGAGTAAGCTGAAAACGAGTACTTACTATCCGACCAATGGCGTCATATATTCCTCCGACCAGCGTTCCGGCTTCAACGCCACCCGCCTGGTCAACGGTTCGGATCTCGGCCGGCCACTCTCGATTGTCTGCGAAAACCCCCTCTATATCAAGGGTAATTTCAATACAACCACAAAACAGCCTGCTTTCATTGCCGGCGATGCCGTTACCTTTTTATCGAATTCGTGGAATGATGCCAATTCGACCCTGAACAAATCCAGCCGCGTGGCCGCCGCGACCACGGTCAACTGCTCTTTTATGACCGGCAACACCAACACAACCGCCAGCAATTATAACGGTGGATTGGAGAACCTGCCTCGTTTTTTGGAGACTTGGAGCGGGAAAAATTTTACCTGGCGCGGCTCCATGGTTAATTTGTGGAATTCCCTGCAGGCGACCGGAAACTGGTCGGGAACCTATTATGACCCGCCGAATCGTGACTGGGCCTATGATACCGATCTGGATGATCCCAACAAGCTCCCGCCCGAATCGCCGCGTGTGCGAGTTTTCCAGAGGACCGGCTGGACCCAGCAATATGTTGGATATGACCAATAA
- a CDS encoding pitrilysin family protein: protein MSLLGTALIIFSLPIAAFSQEQVQITKLANGMTLMTMEDHSTPLVALQMTYHVGSKNEAIGLSGLTKICEKMMLEGTPRYEKGEFARIIQSGGGRSGSEADLDFTRFTAKIPLSMLDTLLFLEADRLQNTELTYEKLILVKEILKKERLTYIESALYGPLNEEIMNLSYRAHPYRNPIFGWPSDLNNITLDNLRGYFRQYFQPANTMLVLVGDFSTAGVVGRVKSLFENILSTPLPSLPEVIEPEQRGERREIMHISSSIPVVVIGYHISAAADSDMAALKVIRHILAGSESAGIYKRLVVDSKIALSAGGEIIESEDPGLLMLYSILNYGTRGEAGLEQMLEEIERLKTEPLSTSELDMVKNKIEAAFYNLTATLDQIAGRISFYQMATGDYQLMNQEIPLTRAVTSERVMQVAQKYLTETGRNVIILVPAEAQESEENSGEVQ, encoded by the coding sequence TTGAGTCTGCTCGGAACGGCTCTAATAATCTTTTCCCTGCCAATTGCAGCTTTCTCACAGGAACAGGTACAGATCACAAAACTGGCTAATGGGATGACCCTCATGACCATGGAGGACCACTCAACACCGTTGGTGGCCCTGCAGATGACTTATCATGTCGGCAGCAAGAATGAAGCAATCGGATTAAGCGGCCTCACCAAAATTTGCGAAAAAATGATGTTGGAGGGGACGCCCCGCTACGAAAAGGGAGAGTTTGCGCGAATAATCCAGTCCGGCGGCGGCAGAAGCGGCTCCGAGGCCGACCTGGATTTTACACGGTTTACAGCCAAAATCCCCTTATCGATGCTTGATACTCTTCTCTTCCTCGAGGCCGATCGCCTGCAGAATACGGAGTTGACTTACGAAAAATTGATTCTGGTAAAAGAGATTCTGAAAAAGGAGCGACTTACTTATATCGAGAGCGCCCTGTACGGCCCCCTTAATGAGGAAATCATGAATCTCTCTTATCGAGCCCATCCATATCGAAACCCGATTTTCGGCTGGCCCTCTGACCTCAATAATATTACCCTGGATAATCTGCGTGGCTACTTCAGACAATACTTCCAACCGGCTAACACCATGCTTGTTCTGGTGGGGGATTTTTCGACCGCCGGAGTGGTCGGCAGGGTCAAAAGCCTTTTTGAGAACATCTTGTCCACTCCCCTGCCTTCGCTCCCCGAAGTAATTGAACCGGAGCAGAGAGGCGAGCGGCGCGAAATCATGCATATAAGCTCATCAATCCCGGTCGTGGTCATTGGCTATCATATTTCGGCCGCCGCCGATAGCGATATGGCCGCCTTGAAAGTAATTCGGCATATTTTGGCGGGCAGCGAATCGGCCGGTATTTATAAAAGGTTGGTGGTTGATTCCAAAATAGCCCTTTCGGCAGGCGGGGAAATTATCGAATCCGAGGATCCCGGCTTATTGATGTTATATTCCATCCTCAATTACGGCACGCGGGGAGAAGCGGGTTTGGAGCAGATGCTGGAGGAGATTGAGCGCCTGAAAACAGAGCCGCTATCGACCTCTGAATTGGATATGGTCAAGAATAAGATCGAGGCAGCATTTTATAATCTTACCGCCACTCTTGACCAGATTGCAGGGCGGATATCGTTCTATCAAATGGCCACCGGTGATTACCAATTGATGAATCAGGAAATTCCCTTAACTCGAGCGGTTACTTCGGAAAGAGTTATGCAGGTGGCCCAAAAATATCTAACCGAAACCGGCCGCAATGTCATCATTCTTGTTCCTGCTGAAGCCCAGGAATCGGAAGAGAATTCCGGGGAAGTGCAATGA
- a CDS encoding pitrilysin family protein, translating to MIRLGMKFLVLLFLGIVFFREATAGGFIPRYEQATLPNGLTIIMVEDHKQPMVQFAALIKTGSVTLTADQAGLANMTAILTRQGTANFPSQKLTAAIDSVGATIYVMSSFKDGIIIRGESLSRHLGHTLNIFSDILIHPAFTDEAIERLKRRFLSASMQAESMPEYGLKDILYRTYYGDEGYGLPNLGTPASLKKISRAEIVKFHQDNFRPNNTVVIMAGDFKIETARKLIGKLFSVWSPGAGFSAPRLTVSFPDSLRILLIDYPSAQSVDFAIGQPGAPVGSEDYPALVLLNYILGESGSVSRLSRNLVRDNGLAAYVNSQIDWSRGDGILWIYGSSPADNIPEALRRLISVLSDIRSIRISVKELDEAKLFFRGFMPGLYETNRATIERFATALGSGVGVDYQEKLLSDLDGIDPGRLRLVAEKYLDPKRMTIVIQGSAASLKNQLSEIAPVKVISSWQD from the coding sequence ATGATAAGATTGGGCATGAAATTTCTTGTTCTGCTGTTTCTCGGAATAGTTTTCTTCCGGGAGGCGACCGCCGGTGGGTTTATTCCGCGCTACGAACAGGCGACCCTCCCCAACGGCCTGACCATCATCATGGTTGAAGACCACAAGCAACCGATGGTTCAATTTGCCGCTCTGATAAAAACCGGCTCCGTGACATTGACCGCCGATCAGGCCGGCCTGGCCAATATGACGGCTATCTTAACCAGGCAGGGGACAGCCAATTTCCCCTCCCAGAAACTGACCGCGGCCATTGATTCGGTCGGCGCCACCATATATGTAATGAGTTCATTCAAGGATGGAATAATTATTCGCGGCGAAAGCCTTTCGCGTCACCTGGGGCATACTCTCAACATTTTTTCGGACATATTAATCCATCCCGCATTCACCGATGAAGCCATTGAACGGCTGAAGAGACGTTTCCTATCGGCTTCCATGCAGGCCGAATCGATGCCGGAATATGGTCTAAAGGATATTCTCTACCGGACATACTATGGCGATGAAGGGTATGGTCTGCCGAATCTTGGGACACCGGCCAGCTTGAAAAAAATATCACGAGCGGAAATAGTCAAATTTCATCAGGACAATTTCCGGCCAAATAATACGGTCGTTATCATGGCTGGAGATTTCAAGATAGAGACAGCCCGCAAATTAATCGGAAAGCTCTTTTCAGTCTGGTCTCCGGGCGCCGGCTTCTCAGCTCCCAGGTTGACCGTTTCCTTCCCCGATTCTTTGCGCATTTTGCTGATCGATTATCCCTCCGCTCAGAGCGTTGATTTCGCCATCGGCCAACCCGGAGCGCCGGTGGGTAGCGAAGATTATCCGGCACTGGTTCTCTTAAACTATATCCTCGGCGAAAGCGGCTCGGTTTCTCGTCTCAGCCGGAATCTGGTTCGTGACAACGGCCTGGCCGCATACGTCAATTCCCAGATTGATTGGTCGCGGGGAGACGGAATATTATGGATTTATGGCTCTTCCCCGGCAGACAATATTCCCGAGGCCTTGCGCCGGCTCATCAGTGTTCTCAGCGACATCAGATCCATCCGTATTTCGGTTAAGGAACTGGATGAAGCCAAGCTTTTCTTTCGGGGTTTCATGCCGGGCCTATATGAGACCAATCGAGCCACCATTGAGCGCTTTGCCACGGCTCTGGGCAGCGGCGTGGGCGTCGATTATCAGGAAAAACTCTTGAGCGACCTGGATGGAATCGATCCGGGCCGCTTGCGTCTGGTGGCCGAAAAATATCTCGACCCGAAACGAATGACCATCGTCATTCAGGGGTCGGCCGCCTCTCTGAAAAACCAGTTATCCGAAATTGCCCCGGTTAAGGTTATCAGCTCGTGGCAGGATTAA
- a CDS encoding RNA methyltransferase produces the protein MSPITQSEKKKVKSLLTRKGRDAHRQFVAEGIRLLEESIHHQWLPRKIYYAASRLGSRGEELLEKFRRLEVETAAVSARDLEQMTDTEISQGLLGLFDIPQASCDHFMKSDCRNILLLDNISDPGNAGTLIRSALAFEFDYVIVTGSTVEPFNPKIIRSSAGAFFGIPTISLSSGQIASLKKEKGMTLMTADPTGEPLAKIVGRLRPDTKIILGIGSEAAGLSEPIRDLADYRLRIIHNNNVESLNAAVAGSIIMRELFDIRKLRG, from the coding sequence TTGTCGCCTATTACACAATCGGAAAAGAAAAAGGTGAAATCGCTCCTGACCAGGAAAGGGCGTGATGCGCATCGGCAATTTGTCGCCGAGGGGATACGCCTCCTCGAGGAGTCGATCCACCACCAATGGCTTCCCCGAAAAATCTATTATGCGGCCTCTCGCCTGGGAAGCCGGGGGGAGGAGCTTCTGGAGAAATTCCGCAGACTGGAAGTCGAAACGGCGGCGGTCTCGGCCCGGGACCTGGAACAGATGACCGATACCGAAATCAGCCAGGGACTGCTGGGGCTATTTGATATCCCGCAAGCTTCCTGCGACCATTTCATGAAGTCAGATTGCCGCAATATTTTGCTACTGGATAATATTTCCGATCCGGGTAATGCCGGGACACTGATTCGCTCCGCCCTCGCTTTTGAATTCGATTATGTTATTGTGACCGGGAGTACAGTTGAGCCATTTAATCCCAAAATTATCCGTTCCTCGGCCGGTGCTTTCTTTGGAATACCAACAATATCCCTTTCCTCCGGACAAATCGCCTCTCTGAAAAAGGAAAAGGGTATGACCCTGATGACCGCCGACCCGACCGGCGAACCACTGGCTAAAATCGTGGGCAGACTAAGACCCGATACCAAAATCATTCTGGGAATCGGTTCCGAAGCCGCCGGTCTGTCGGAGCCAATCCGGGATTTGGCCGATTACCGTCTGCGAATAATACACAATAATAACGTGGAGTCATTGAATGCCGCCGTCGCAGGGTCGATAATAATGAGAGAACTATTCGACATAAGGAAGTTGAGAGGATGA